A genomic stretch from Deltaproteobacteria bacterium includes:
- the glnD gene encoding [protein-PII] uridylyltransferase, translated as MKEKTEISGSGAVQADLPVDTAVGLPIDWRDLDQDDPERSASDPQVALPSIETGELNGGGPVPVVSRFLQESRMLIRKAHDEGASGRFVTRLHAETIDQLLGFLVTEARKTVTEPPLSWCLMAIGGYGRNERSPLSDIDIQFVGTDKDSGPLAKLVEKIVFWLWDLKFEVGYSVRRITECEEMVRSDETVRTALCASRFLEGDPNCYRQYESRILQKVLREAPDKFVERQIDLMRQRHEKFGDSVFLLEPNVKEGRGGLRDIQVLSWLSFVKFGTHTLKELAGRGFLNQTELVQLQRAYDFMLRTRNELHYLSGSGKSDRLGFELQEGVARYFGFSDKDGRRGVERFMRRFYLMANTVNDVVSRTVERIAEYGRTPTIRSRLKAKLSRPKDIADGIHLVNGELSFTSRDVLERRPEAMIEIFRHSQLLNKDVSRVAKEMIYLNSLTGGADLSMNQAAQYAFRDLFTGQTRLHGILKDMHMLRLLSRVLPEWRTIACHVQHDAYHVYTTDVHTLFCMKDLRHFTLGHYRQDYPELCELAQSCERPHVLSLGLFFHDIGKNMGGNHAVKGAAKARAACSRMGLPPQDVDDIEWLVLKHLDYPHVALKRDINDPHQISLFAAMCGRREMLDMLYVLTVCDIRGTGPDLWTEWKHQLTKRLHDITAVAIDKGRYDESDVQREIARTSSAVLNLLHEQFSGPEVETELGLFPTRYFFATGTEQIAEHVQFVLDAKTRASARGDENPGAPFRERSFWLYRKEIAGTPYTEVAIFTLDAKGLFAKVTGVFSAAGLSILTANINTRRDGTVFDVFWVRDPYGKYAGDPKRWDRLETMLDEAITGRRRVASMLSQSQQGMRSSPIPFQIPVKIKIDNDSSREHTIIDITAGDRLGLLHAVAQAMTDLGLSIHLAKITTKKERVDDAFYVTDIFGHKIRDQKRITKIMNQLKFVLEDSGGQGGEALGPGLVRPAGVRTESALPGDMDQL; from the coding sequence ATGAAAGAAAAAACAGAAATCAGTGGTTCCGGAGCGGTGCAGGCCGATCTGCCGGTAGATACCGCAGTTGGCCTTCCGATCGATTGGCGGGATCTCGATCAGGATGATCCCGAGCGGTCGGCCTCTGATCCGCAGGTCGCATTGCCTTCCATCGAGACGGGTGAGCTGAATGGCGGCGGACCGGTTCCGGTCGTGAGCCGGTTTCTGCAGGAAAGCCGGATGCTGATTCGCAAGGCACATGATGAAGGTGCCTCGGGCCGCTTTGTCACCCGTCTCCACGCGGAAACCATCGACCAGTTGCTGGGTTTTCTGGTGACCGAGGCGAGAAAAACCGTTACGGAGCCCCCCCTGTCATGGTGCCTGATGGCGATTGGTGGTTATGGCCGCAACGAACGGAGCCCGCTTTCCGATATTGATATCCAGTTTGTCGGTACCGACAAGGATAGCGGCCCCCTGGCAAAACTGGTCGAAAAGATCGTCTTCTGGCTGTGGGATCTGAAGTTCGAGGTCGGTTACTCGGTCCGGCGGATTACCGAGTGCGAAGAGATGGTCCGATCCGATGAGACAGTGCGGACGGCATTGTGTGCGTCGCGGTTTCTGGAAGGCGATCCGAATTGTTACCGGCAGTATGAAAGCAGAATCCTGCAGAAAGTCCTTCGTGAGGCACCTGACAAGTTCGTGGAGCGCCAGATTGATCTGATGCGGCAGCGGCATGAGAAGTTCGGAGATTCGGTATTCCTGCTGGAGCCCAATGTGAAGGAGGGCCGGGGCGGGCTGCGGGACATTCAGGTGCTTTCGTGGCTCAGCTTTGTGAAGTTTGGAACCCATACCCTGAAAGAACTGGCCGGGCGCGGTTTTCTCAACCAGACAGAACTGGTCCAGCTTCAGCGTGCCTATGATTTCATGCTCCGGACACGTAACGAACTTCACTACCTAAGTGGTTCCGGGAAATCCGACCGTCTCGGTTTTGAACTCCAGGAAGGCGTCGCCCGGTATTTCGGTTTTTCGGACAAGGACGGACGGCGGGGGGTGGAACGGTTCATGCGCCGCTTCTACCTCATGGCAAACACGGTGAACGACGTTGTCAGTCGAACGGTGGAACGGATTGCCGAATATGGCCGTACCCCCACCATACGCTCCCGTCTCAAGGCCAAGCTGAGCCGGCCAAAGGATATTGCTGATGGCATCCATCTGGTGAACGGAGAGCTATCCTTTACCAGCCGTGATGTGCTCGAACGCAGGCCGGAGGCAATGATCGAGATTTTCCGGCACTCGCAGCTGCTGAACAAGGACGTTTCCCGAGTGGCGAAAGAGATGATCTATCTCAACTCGCTGACCGGCGGAGCGGACCTTTCGATGAACCAGGCGGCGCAGTATGCCTTCCGCGACCTGTTTACCGGACAAACCCGGCTTCACGGCATCCTGAAGGACATGCACATGTTGCGGCTGCTAAGCCGCGTGTTGCCCGAGTGGCGAACTATCGCCTGTCACGTCCAGCATGACGCCTATCATGTCTACACGACCGATGTGCACACGCTGTTCTGCATGAAGGATCTGCGCCACTTCACGCTTGGTCATTACCGGCAGGATTATCCTGAGCTGTGTGAACTGGCCCAGTCCTGTGAGCGGCCTCATGTCCTGTCGCTGGGCCTGTTTTTCCACGACATTGGCAAGAATATGGGTGGAAACCATGCCGTGAAGGGGGCGGCGAAAGCCCGCGCGGCATGCAGTCGCATGGGCCTGCCGCCTCAGGACGTGGATGATATCGAGTGGCTTGTTCTCAAGCATCTGGATTACCCGCATGTGGCACTCAAGCGGGATATCAACGATCCGCACCAGATTTCGCTTTTTGCCGCCATGTGCGGGCGGCGCGAGATGCTCGACATGCTCTATGTGCTGACGGTTTGTGATATCCGGGGTACCGGGCCAGACCTGTGGACCGAGTGGAAGCACCAGCTCACCAAACGTCTCCACGACATTACGGCGGTTGCCATCGACAAGGGCCGGTATGACGAATCGGACGTGCAGCGCGAGATAGCCCGCACGTCATCCGCCGTGCTCAACCTTCTGCATGAGCAGTTTTCGGGTCCGGAGGTTGAAACGGAACTGGGGCTCTTTCCGACCCGGTATTTTTTTGCCACCGGGACCGAGCAGATCGCCGAGCATGTCCAGTTCGTGCTGGATGCCAAGACAAGGGCAAGTGCCCGCGGAGATGAAAATCCCGGTGCGCCATTCCGCGAACGGAGTTTCTGGCTATACCGCAAGGAGATCGCTGGCACGCCATATACTGAGGTCGCCATCTTTACGCTGGATGCCAAGGGATTGTTTGCCAAAGTGACGGGCGTGTTCTCGGCAGCGGGGCTGTCGATTCTCACGGCAAACATCAATACCCGCCGGGATGGCACCGTATTCGACGTATTCTGGGTGCGCGATCCGTATGGAAAATACGCGGGTGATCCAAAACGCTGGGACAGGCTGGAAACGATGCTAGATGAGGCCATCACCGGCCGCAGGCGCGTGGCCAGCATGCTTTCGCAGAGCCAGCAGGGGATGAGATCAAGCCCGATACCGTTCCAGATTCCGGTGAAGATAAAAATAGACAATGACTCATCCCGTGAGCATACGATCATCGACATTACGGCAGGCGACCGGCTGGGGCTGCTGCATGCCGTTGCCCAGGCCATGACCGATCTGGGGCTGTCCATCCACCTTGCCAAGATCACCACCAAGAAAGAGCGGGTGGATGACGCTTTCTATGTCACCGACATCTTTGGACACAAGATACGGGATCAGAAACGGATCACGAAGATCATGAACCAGCTCAAGTTCGTGCTGGAGGACAGCGGGGGGCAGGGTGGCGAGGCACTCGGCCCCGGCCTTGTACGTCCGGCGGGTGTGCGGACGGAAAGTGCTCTTCCCGGCGACATGGACCAGCTGTAG
- a CDS encoding N-acetylmuramoyl-L-alanine amidase yields the protein MASDRRQILKLLGFSSAAFAFRNGLWTPQVHAQTPSATGKSGGPPRPVSVEKLTYTQSAGYSRIVIECSGEAELAMQELPADPEHQKSDRVLVDIKPARRGKALPAEFKIENGILLGVRTGQFDRDTVRVVLDFRTLNRVGMTRMFDPFRVVLDIDGRNMEDLLAGPASHEPPADMDGEGLSALLGGSGKAISPAATGSARPPRIILDPGHGGKDPGAVGPAGLQEKEVALRVADETGELLTRAGYRINLTRENDRFLELTERTAFANKQGGDLFVSIHCNAAKNREARGIETYYLNPKVDKSRALLIAKENFTSLDAVQRTGNSFADAILSDLAFSMKEGESRSLSEQLLETLWDKASGFPGTQNRGLGHGPLYVLIGARMPSSLVELSFISNPAEEKLLRSTTYQKALAEGLASGIRGYMDANPVKGG from the coding sequence ATGGCATCGGACCGGCGACAAATCCTGAAGCTGCTGGGGTTCTCCAGCGCGGCATTTGCCTTCCGGAATGGACTCTGGACACCACAGGTCCATGCCCAAACACCCTCGGCAACCGGGAAATCTGGCGGCCCACCCCGCCCAGTTTCGGTGGAAAAGCTGACCTATACCCAGTCGGCCGGGTATTCACGAATCGTCATCGAGTGCAGTGGCGAGGCGGAGCTTGCCATGCAGGAACTCCCCGCCGACCCTGAACACCAGAAGTCCGACCGTGTGCTCGTGGATATCAAGCCCGCCAGACGCGGGAAGGCCCTTCCCGCCGAATTCAAGATCGAAAATGGCATCCTGCTGGGAGTCCGGACCGGTCAGTTCGACCGTGATACCGTCAGGGTTGTGCTCGACTTCCGGACACTGAACAGGGTCGGCATGACCAGGATGTTTGATCCGTTCCGCGTGGTGCTCGATATCGACGGCCGCAACATGGAGGATTTGCTCGCTGGCCCCGCCAGTCACGAACCACCGGCCGACATGGACGGCGAGGGCCTCTCGGCCCTTCTGGGTGGAAGCGGAAAGGCCATCTCTCCCGCAGCAACCGGGAGCGCCCGCCCTCCCCGGATCATCCTGGATCCCGGTCACGGAGGGAAGGATCCCGGTGCAGTCGGGCCCGCAGGACTCCAGGAAAAGGAAGTCGCTTTGCGTGTGGCTGACGAGACGGGCGAGCTGCTCACCCGTGCCGGGTACCGCATCAACCTGACACGCGAGAATGACCGGTTCCTGGAACTCACCGAGCGCACCGCATTCGCCAACAAGCAGGGTGGGGACCTGTTCGTTTCCATTCACTGCAATGCCGCCAAGAACCGCGAGGCCCGGGGTATCGAGACCTACTACCTGAATCCCAAGGTGGACAAGTCCCGGGCGCTTCTCATCGCCAAGGAAAACTTCACCAGCCTTGATGCCGTGCAACGGACCGGGAACAGTTTCGCCGATGCCATTCTCTCCGACCTCGCCTTCAGCATGAAGGAAGGTGAGTCCAGGTCGCTATCGGAGCAACTGCTCGAAACGCTATGGGACAAGGCATCAGGGTTCCCCGGGACACAGAACCGCGGTCTTGGACACGGGCCGCTATATGTTCTGATCGGCGCACGGATGCCGTCATCACTTGTGGAGCTGTCGTTTATCTCGAACCCGGCCGAGGAAAAACTGCTCCGCAGCACGACTTACCAGAAGGCACTCGCCGAAGGGCTCGCCAGCGGGATCAGAGGATATATGGATGCAAACCCGGTAAAGGGCGGCTGA
- the efp gene encoding elongation factor P, protein MSVIAAIDLRPGMLVTVEGNLCLVMKTHHHTPGNLRGMIQTRLRNVVNGNSFEQRFRPDERMEQVFLDRIEAEFLYEDQGEYHFMNSENYEQFSFDKETLGDVVNYLLPGIKVQVALHEGKAIQVSAPNKVNLKVIETDPPLKGATVSASKKPAKLETGLVVQVPQFINVDDVITVDSREGTYLDRA, encoded by the coding sequence ATGTCGGTAATCGCAGCGATCGATCTGAGACCCGGAATGCTGGTCACGGTTGAGGGGAACCTGTGCCTGGTGATGAAGACCCACCACCACACTCCCGGCAACCTGCGCGGGATGATCCAGACCCGCCTTCGCAACGTCGTGAATGGCAACTCCTTTGAACAGCGGTTCCGTCCCGATGAGCGGATGGAGCAGGTTTTTCTTGACCGTATCGAAGCGGAGTTCCTTTACGAAGATCAGGGCGAATACCACTTCATGAACTCGGAGAACTACGAGCAGTTCTCCTTCGACAAGGAAACCCTGGGTGATGTGGTGAACTACCTCCTTCCGGGCATCAAGGTCCAGGTGGCCCTTCACGAGGGCAAGGCGATCCAGGTCAGTGCCCCCAACAAGGTGAACCTCAAGGTGATCGAAACTGACCCGCCGCTGAAAGGCGCCACTGTCTCGGCATCCAAGAAGCCGGCCAAGCTGGAAACCGGCCTCGTTGTCCAGGTGCCGCAGTTCATCAATGTGGATGACGTGATTACCGTGGACTCCCGCGAGGGGACATACCTGGACCGGGCGTAG
- a CDS encoding long-chain-fatty-acid--CoA ligase has translation MLLSELPRRSARLEPNIAAGLDRGRQITNRQWRERMLVQAAWLRAHGSGPGKRVAVLSYNRIEMLDLYFSIPAIGAVIVPVNYRLKAYELEYQFSDAEVDILFVEKALWPEAKTALLKIPRKVTVIGLDFSGDGVLPYENTVSGPPLTDLPVFSEHETALQAYTSGTTGRPKGVLLTHRNMLANSWTGCIEKRIYPGEKLLHSAPLFHLAAISSFYSTALIGGTHVFLPAFDPKAVVDTIEKERITFCLFVPTMINMLLEMPGIEKRDFSSLKIISYGGSSIPVDRLRKAIEVFGCGFVQGYGQTEAAPILTTLRPEEHVLDGPLSKRLASAGREAVGCEVRVVRPDGSDVTPGGEVGEVVGRGDNIMKGYWKQPEATAETLRGGWLHTGDLGWIDEDGYIYIVDRLKDMIISGGENIYPREIEELLYTHPKILEAAVYGIPDPKWGEKVIAAVVPRAGQSLTPEEVGSFCKDNLASYKKPREVLITDILPRNAAGKVLKTELRARHGGG, from the coding sequence ATGCTTCTCAGCGAACTTCCCAGGCGCAGTGCCAGGCTGGAGCCCAACATCGCAGCCGGGCTGGACCGGGGCCGGCAGATCACGAACCGTCAGTGGCGGGAACGGATGCTCGTCCAGGCCGCATGGCTGCGGGCGCATGGGTCAGGGCCGGGGAAGCGGGTCGCGGTTCTCTCCTACAACCGTATCGAGATGCTGGATCTCTACTTTTCGATCCCGGCCATCGGCGCAGTTATCGTTCCAGTGAACTACCGGCTCAAGGCGTATGAACTGGAATACCAGTTCTCCGATGCCGAAGTGGACATCCTGTTCGTCGAGAAAGCACTGTGGCCCGAGGCAAAGACCGCTCTATTAAAGATCCCGCGCAAGGTGACTGTGATTGGACTCGATTTCAGCGGAGATGGCGTGCTGCCATATGAGAATACGGTTTCCGGACCACCGCTCACCGATCTGCCCGTATTCAGCGAGCATGAGACAGCACTCCAGGCATATACCTCCGGGACTACCGGGAGGCCCAAAGGTGTGTTGCTTACCCACCGGAACATGCTGGCCAACTCATGGACCGGATGCATCGAAAAACGCATCTATCCCGGCGAAAAACTCCTGCACTCGGCGCCACTCTTTCATCTGGCCGCCATTTCGTCATTCTATTCGACTGCACTTATCGGCGGAACCCATGTCTTTCTGCCTGCGTTCGATCCCAAAGCCGTCGTTGACACCATCGAGAAAGAGCGCATCACCTTCTGCCTGTTTGTTCCAACAATGATCAACATGCTCCTGGAAATGCCGGGCATCGAGAAGCGCGATTTTTCGAGCCTCAAGATCATCAGCTACGGAGGATCCAGCATCCCGGTGGACAGGCTCCGCAAGGCGATCGAGGTGTTTGGTTGCGGCTTCGTGCAGGGCTACGGGCAAACCGAGGCTGCCCCGATCCTGACCACGCTCCGCCCCGAGGAGCATGTTCTGGATGGCCCGCTGTCGAAACGGCTGGCTTCTGCCGGCCGCGAGGCGGTGGGCTGCGAGGTCCGTGTGGTGCGGCCCGACGGATCAGATGTCACTCCCGGTGGTGAAGTGGGCGAAGTCGTCGGCCGCGGCGACAACATCATGAAAGGATACTGGAAGCAGCCGGAGGCGACTGCCGAAACGCTCCGTGGCGGCTGGCTCCACACGGGCGATCTCGGCTGGATCGACGAGGACGGATACATTTACATCGTTGACCGCCTGAAGGACATGATCATCTCGGGGGGAGAAAATATCTACCCTCGGGAGATCGAGGAACTGCTCTACACTCATCCGAAGATACTGGAAGCCGCGGTCTATGGAATCCCCGACCCCAAGTGGGGCGAAAAAGTCATCGCTGCCGTTGTCCCGCGAGCGGGACAGTCCCTGACACCGGAAGAAGTCGGCAGTTTTTGCAAGGACAACCTCGCCAGCTACAAGAAACCCCGCGAGGTGCTGATCACTGATATCCTGCCACGCAATGCCGCTGGCAAAGTGCTCAAGACGGAACTTCGGGCCCGGCATGGCGGTGGCTGA
- a CDS encoding class I SAM-dependent methyltransferase, which yields MTFASPYPGLQPDLIARHIPFAGNEPVLVLELCNTTPLWAPMISTLQPEARFVIFTRQPEAETSARASADSIAGKTRFLRADWYTGSWETRLPPESFHAIWVPFVTTGAAVAAQERLIGRLASKLRPGGVLLWGAELRAATPELESDYERRLHEWRQVHMNMPADHDPAAKGTGEHLAGSEVFRPRWEQLRHWIEQTGLSNVELLWKQELAAVVTGMKRV from the coding sequence TTGACCTTTGCCTCCCCTTATCCCGGCCTCCAGCCGGACCTGATTGCCCGGCATATCCCGTTTGCCGGGAACGAGCCTGTGCTTGTGCTGGAGCTGTGCAATACCACGCCGCTCTGGGCGCCAATGATTTCCACGCTTCAACCAGAAGCACGGTTCGTGATTTTCACCCGGCAACCGGAAGCAGAAACCTCGGCTCGCGCATCCGCAGACAGTATTGCCGGGAAAACCCGGTTCCTTCGTGCTGACTGGTACACCGGAAGCTGGGAAACGCGGCTCCCGCCGGAATCTTTTCACGCCATCTGGGTTCCATTCGTGACAACCGGTGCGGCCGTCGCAGCACAGGAGCGTCTGATTGGCCGCCTTGCGTCCAAACTGCGGCCCGGTGGTGTTCTGCTCTGGGGTGCAGAACTCCGTGCCGCCACACCGGAGCTGGAGAGCGATTACGAGCGGCGGCTGCATGAGTGGCGGCAGGTGCATATGAATATGCCGGCGGATCACGATCCAGCCGCCAAGGGAACTGGCGAACATCTGGCCGGGAGCGAGGTCTTCCGTCCCCGCTGGGAGCAACTCCGCCATTGGATCGAGCAGACAGGACTCTCGAATGTCGAACTGCTCTGGAAACAGGAACTGGCTGCCGTCGTCACGGGCATGAAAAGGGTATAA